The genomic DNA TGTTGAAGAACtggatcaccataaacaaaagacagaAAAACCAATTGTTGTCCAAAGGATGCATGTGTATCAATGATACAATCACTATCATAGagaatagaaagttttattttatccaTGAAAAATAAAGCTAAACCACCATTAGACCCGCGGGGTTCAACTGTATACAatttattataaccaaacttattttgaaaattttgtaaatatgaaaaacattttttcgtttctgataaaaataaaatgtctggTCGATATTTCTTCCACAAATCTCCCAAATAATTCTCTGTCAGGTCCGccccaatgccctgacagttccaactcaggATCTTCACGTTGCGCCGGTGGTTTCGGGAGCGCCACCATCCCTTTCTTGACTTGACGACCACCTTCTGATGATCTTCCACGCTGGGAAACATTGTCCTGTCTCTCTATCCCCTTATGTTTGTTCCCTGCACCTGCAGGTTTAGACAAAACCTTAGCTAACAAACGTTTCCCGGGGGAAGCCAAAGCTAAGGCAGCCCTCCTAGGAGCAATAactccttttttaaaaatttgcatGTTTACACTCCGTCTATGAATATTCGATTCCCCTAAAGTGATATCAGCCAAGGCACTATTAACCAATCCCAAAGCTAGATCAACTGGAGCTGAAATAAGAATGGTACCTGACGGAATATCATCCTTGGTCGTTTGTAGTTCAGTCCCCTTTCCCAAAATAGGCTCAACCTCCTTACCCAAATCAGCCTCGACCAAAACGGAATTACCACCCTCCGGGCACTCGCCATCCTCCAACAAATCATCAGTCTCCACCATAAAATCTGGATCCACCGGATCCTTCACCAAGCCGTCATGATTGACATCTCcagaaaccgaaccaaactgcGACTTTGAAGCCATTTGCTCCTCATTATCCTCCTCCTGTAACCGCTTCTCAGTGACACTCTGTTTAGCTTTGTACAAAGGCTTAGGCCACACCGGTCCCAAACCCTTTCGATTGAGATTAATAGAGGGAGCATGCCCCAGAAAGTCACCATTCAGCACATGAGAACCTCGCTGCCCACCAAAACCACTGGAATCACCAGCAGTGAACTGTTTCTTCTGGCCCCAAACCGAACCATTAAATCTCTCATGATGTCGAGAGTTAACATGACCCAAATCACCATCACTAGGATCCTGATTGTGAAAATCCAGAGCCCTCTTAACAAACTTTCTTGGTTTCTCCCAACCACCTTCATTGTGATAAAACCCTTGTTTAGCTTGTAAATGTTGTCTCTGACCACTCCTCTTATCCGTCTGATGCTCCACAGCCTGCTCACCGGACCCCTTTTGCAAGTCTGGACACCCTCTCATCTCATGAGTAAGGCGATAACAATGGTCACAGTAATCCGAAAGTTTCTCATACTCAAGAGAAACAATAATCTCATCTCCAGAAGCAAAGGGAACAACCAGCTTGAAGAGAAGAGGATTGAAACCATTAACAGTCACACAGAAGCTCCTAGACTCCTCATCAATTTCCCTAAGTATACCAACCTTCTTAGCTATTGCTCTTAAAGTTGCATCCTCCCAAAGATGCATAGGAATACCAGTAACCTTCACCCAAAAGTTAATAGCAGAAGGATAAGTTGATGAGATAATCGTCTCCCACTTCACCAAAGAAACCATCCACCCATCGAAGTTATATGGCCCGTTCAGCAAAACCGACTGAATCTCCTCCTCTGCTTCAAAATTAAACTGGAAAAGACCCTGCCCCAAATCATCACCCACCACCTTGTCCTCCAGCTTCCAAATCTTAGGAAAGTTAACTAACAAAGACTCCATTCTCTGAATACTCGGATTCATCAAACGCCCAATAAGAGTCATCGAGAACTGTTGGATCCTCCGAGCCAGAACAGAAGTAGCAATCCTCACCGTTTCAGTACGATCCAACGGAGCTTTGCCTTTGTTAGGCGACATTTGAGTCATGTTAAACCACCAACAGAGCAAACGAAAAGCAGACCACAAAGAACTCAGTAAATCTCTAAGGGAAACAAATAACTCGCCAAAGAATAAAGCGAAATGAAATCGAGAATGAATAAGTCGGAACACTACATTCCATCGATCGGATAAATAACCCTTGAATATGCCACCAACTCGAAATATCCCTTGACAGAGATACTCGAAATCTGCGAGACCCAAAATTgccaaaaacaatcaagcaaaATCCCATGACCTCTAATACGGAATCTGAAGAACCATAAAAGGATATATGGACACTAGCCATATTTACCAAACCACCAGACCAACACTGTAATACACTCGAGAGAAACCTCAATCGAGGAAAAAGGAGAATCTCGAAACGATACCAATATCATATCCAATCCCCACACAAACAGCGACCAGATCCTGTCGATCCCGATAATAACTTCTACCGAATCAATCCGAATCAGCCAACAGAGATCCGATCGAACCCAGTTTCCTTTTGGGTAAATCGAATCCCTCGACACCAAAGAAATCTCAAACAGATTCAAGGGCGGATTTCCGATCCATCCCCAATCCTGAGTCCCAAATAGAGAACACGGAAGGCCATCCCTCTGTCCCTGAAGAACGCAAAAGCCATGCATTTCAAGCCCTAGAACTCGTCGCCAAAACCGTCGTCATGTTTTTTTCTGATgctattgaattttgtttctttttaactattttttgtttttaataagaaaagaaacaaaaaaattatgaaaattctatttatttacatggAAGGCATATATCtagaagataattaaaaaccaaaagtgggttttgtaaaatcaaatgttggttttgaaaaattaaaggttggttttgtaaaatctactattagtttttaattaacttctacaacctttgattttacaaaaccaacctTTGATTCTACAAaacaaactttttattttacaaaaccaacttTTAGTTTGTAATTATCTTCTAGATATATGcctttcatgtaaataaataaaattttaattattttaaatagaatttCATGTATTTGAATAATGaatacaaatcatttattatattcatttatttatcagcaatatatataaataaaaaatagaaaaaatattattgtgaaTATTTTTCTGGTCAACACTGGTCAATGACGGATTCTGGTCAACAAAGCACCGTAtctgtttatggtgttgtacacataatttatatttgtttatgcatatctttatgtgatgacaatagttgaTGTAGTTAGAGGGGGGTATtaaattagaattttataagattttatagaATTTAGGAAGTTttggattttgagagatttcaATAAGATTGTATGATATTTTGgtggatttgttattatttttattttatataaaaaaatagtatgtgatttgttaagatttattGGAAGATTTTAAGAGATTCACACACAAAAGTTATGTTTGTGTTTAATAATTATGGTTTCAATGGACAACACAATGGAAGTATGTTTGAAATATGATTTTTGAGACATGTTCAATATTGCAGAGGAAAACTGcagaaataatt from Camelina sativa cultivar DH55 chromosome 7, Cs, whole genome shotgun sequence includes the following:
- the LOC104700783 gene encoding uncharacterized protein LOC104700783, producing MTQMSPNKGKAPLDRTETVRIATSVLARRIQQFSMTLIGRLMNPSIQRMESLLVNFPKIWKLEDKVVGDDLGQGLFQFNFEAEEEIQSVLLNGPYNFDGWMVSLVKWETIISSTYPSAINFWVKVTGIPMHLWEDATLRAIAKKVGILREIDEESRSFCVTVNGFNPLLFKLVVPFASGDEIIVSLEYEKLSDYCDHCYRLTHEMRGCPDLQKGSGEQAVEHQTDKRSGQRQHLQAKQGFYHNEGGWEKPRKFVKRALDFHNQDPSDGDLGHVNSRHHERFNGSVWGQKKQFTAGDSSGFGGQRGSHVLNGDFLGHAPSINLNRKGLGPVWPKPLYKAKQSVTEKRLQEEDNEEQMASKSQFGSVSGDVNHDGLVKDPVDPDFMVETDDLLEDGECPEGGNSVLVEADLGKEVEPILGKGTELQTTKDDIPSGAGNKHKGIERQDNVSQRGRSSEGGRQVKKGMVALPKPPAQREDPELELSGHWGGPDRELFGRFVEEISTRHFIFIRNEKMFFIFTKFSK